In Desulfovibrio sp. 86, the following proteins share a genomic window:
- a CDS encoding HDOD domain-containing protein: protein MQPQEDARACLQELQQKPPVLPFEPDLLPMLFAATKNTTATPAKGLVGLIERSQKLTAQVLATANSAAYGQEFKVSTLHRAINIVGLKTIRTLVVMVGMAAVIKGARLPKGFDIKGLWKHELTTAAIAKILAAELGGADGVWGPSADENNRLVMDPDEAYIAGLLHDIGKVFFAACRPELWEIMTTTCKECCRQYFEVENAYWSMDHALIGAVVLYQWKLPLILTEPINWHHAPDQAPTCKLEAQLLAAANILAHIPPDAEGRLCEQAAALLPENCDQSAIAATIAQYFANTDTEAFSTFDA, encoded by the coding sequence ATGCAACCTCAAGAAGACGCCCGCGCATGCCTGCAGGAACTTCAGCAAAAGCCGCCGGTACTCCCCTTTGAGCCGGATCTGCTCCCCATGTTGTTTGCAGCGACGAAAAACACCACGGCCACCCCGGCCAAGGGGCTGGTGGGGCTTATTGAGAGGAGCCAAAAACTGACAGCCCAGGTTCTTGCCACTGCCAATTCCGCAGCCTATGGCCAGGAATTCAAAGTATCCACCCTCCACCGCGCCATAAATATTGTGGGCTTGAAAACCATAAGAACGCTGGTGGTTATGGTGGGCATGGCCGCCGTCATCAAAGGGGCACGCCTGCCCAAGGGCTTTGACATCAAGGGGCTGTGGAAGCACGAATTGACAACCGCCGCCATTGCCAAGATTCTGGCTGCCGAGTTGGGGGGGGCTGACGGCGTATGGGGGCCTTCCGCTGATGAAAACAACCGTCTGGTCATGGACCCGGACGAAGCGTACATCGCCGGTCTGCTCCACGATATCGGCAAGGTTTTTTTTGCCGCCTGCCGTCCGGAACTCTGGGAAATCATGACAACCACATGCAAAGAATGCTGCCGCCAGTATTTTGAGGTCGAGAACGCCTATTGGAGCATGGACCACGCGCTTATTGGCGCGGTGGTTCTGTACCAGTGGAAGCTGCCCCTTATACTGACCGAGCCCATCAACTGGCATCACGCTCCCGACCAGGCCCCAACATGCAAGCTGGAAGCACAGCTTCTTGCCGCCGCCAACATTCTCGCCCACATCCCGCCTGACGCCGAAGGAAGGCTCTGTGAACAAGCCGCCGCACTTTTGCCGGAAAACTGCGACCAGTCCGCCATCGCCGCGACCATAGCGCAATATTTTGCCAATACTGATACTGAAGCTTTTTCTACCTTTGATGCATAG
- a CDS encoding 3-oxoacyl-ACP synthase III family protein yields the protein MTNTRFKHAALAAISSVVAGHAVSVEDELEHFSDNPAQAKRFTDVSGLHTRRKADDDVTASDMCAQAARDLLRQTDTPPSDIGAVFFVSHSADYLLPASAAILQHRLGLPRHCVAMDMNAGCAGFINALWLAASLVESRACKKVLLLAGDTPGRFQPAANRVVGPIFGDAGTAALVAYSESPSPMSFAFGTDGSKHEALVIPGGGSRIPQSASEGADSPFNQTVCDDKGNPWTLGGQSAIWMDPMGIYTFSTSVVPPHIKEHLQHEGVEAQSVDRLFLHQANKIIVDSIAKKVGIRKENVPTDSLSLYGNLGVASVPVLVCAHYANNGPGPAAKGHANTMLCSFGAGLSWGSVILSLDKTAVLPVCDYIKEEKTASRTERIAYWHKKFSGYTPN from the coding sequence ATGACCAATACACGTTTTAAGCACGCGGCCCTTGCCGCCATAAGCTCCGTGGTAGCCGGACATGCGGTGTCCGTTGAAGACGAGCTTGAGCATTTTTCAGATAATCCCGCTCAAGCCAAGCGCTTTACCGATGTCAGCGGGCTGCACACACGCCGAAAAGCCGATGATGACGTGACGGCATCAGACATGTGCGCTCAGGCGGCACGCGACCTTCTGCGCCAAACCGATACCCCTCCAAGCGATATCGGCGCTGTTTTTTTTGTCAGCCACAGCGCGGACTACCTTTTGCCCGCAAGTGCCGCCATTTTGCAACACCGGCTGGGCCTGCCCCGCCACTGCGTGGCCATGGACATGAATGCCGGATGCGCAGGCTTTATAAACGCCCTGTGGCTGGCGGCAAGCCTTGTGGAGTCACGCGCCTGCAAAAAGGTGCTTCTTCTGGCAGGCGACACCCCGGGGCGCTTTCAGCCTGCCGCCAACAGGGTGGTGGGGCCCATCTTTGGCGATGCGGGAACAGCGGCACTGGTTGCCTATAGTGAATCCCCCTCGCCCATGAGCTTTGCCTTTGGCACAGACGGCAGCAAACATGAAGCCCTGGTTATTCCCGGCGGCGGAAGCCGCATACCCCAAAGCGCTTCCGAAGGCGCGGACAGTCCGTTCAATCAGACCGTATGCGACGACAAGGGCAATCCCTGGACCCTTGGCGGGCAGAGCGCCATCTGGATGGATCCCATGGGCATATACACCTTCAGCACCTCCGTCGTCCCCCCGCATATAAAGGAACACCTGCAACATGAGGGGGTTGAGGCGCAAAGCGTGGACAGGCTGTTTCTGCACCAGGCCAATAAAATCATTGTTGACTCCATTGCCAAAAAAGTCGGCATACGCAAGGAAAATGTCCCCACCGATTCCCTGAGCCTTTATGGCAACCTGGGGGTCGCGTCCGTTCCCGTTCTTGTCTGCGCCCACTATGCCAACAACGGCCCCGGCCCTGCGGCTAAAGGCCACGCGAACACCATGCTTTGTTCGTTCGGCGCGGGTCTTTCATGGGGTTCGGTAATACTTTCCCTTGATAAAACAGCTGTCTTACCGGTATGCGATTACATAAAAGAAGAAAAAACAGCGTCGCGAACCGAACGCATTGCCTACTGGCATAAAAAATTTTCAGGATATACCCCCAACTGA
- a CDS encoding ANL family adenylate-forming protein, with protein sequence MSLYHDLCQRSADPRRPFLLGPGESLSLADMARASHQCAGVAPGDVVALVGDFDAAGIRNLLTLVDRKAIVMPLVEANRAQHEYCLASGHADVVMADGKLVRLQERQTAHPLLDRLRCQGHAGLMLFSSGSTGKPKAIVHDFDKFLARFATPRPAWTTLGFLLFDHIGGLNTLFHMLYNNGLVVRPTARTVSAVLEDIRRHDVQLLPTTPTFLRMLVHSGLLDQAALPSLRLVTYGTEQMDQNTLSSVANLLPRVDFRQTYGMSELGILRVRTRKRDELWIQIGGEGVESRVRDGELHIRAENRMLGYLNAPSPFDAAGWFNTKDLVETDGPWLRIVGRADNVINVGGLKVLPAEVESAALSFPGVRQAKAKGAANPLTGMHVELLCQPAEGADLSIDALRRHLGEVLPPHARPLRIRVGPVPTGHRFKQV encoded by the coding sequence GTGAGCCTGTATCACGATCTTTGCCAGCGCAGCGCTGACCCCCGTCGCCCCTTTTTGCTCGGACCGGGGGAAAGCCTCAGTCTTGCCGATATGGCGCGGGCGTCACACCAGTGTGCGGGCGTCGCTCCCGGTGACGTGGTGGCCCTTGTGGGAGACTTTGACGCGGCAGGTATACGGAACCTGCTGACCCTTGTGGACAGGAAGGCCATCGTCATGCCGCTGGTGGAGGCAAACCGAGCGCAGCACGAGTACTGTTTGGCATCCGGCCATGCCGACGTTGTCATGGCCGACGGTAAACTTGTACGGCTGCAAGAGCGGCAGACCGCCCATCCCTTGCTGGACCGGCTGCGTTGCCAGGGCCACGCCGGGCTGATGCTCTTTTCATCAGGCAGCACCGGCAAGCCCAAGGCCATTGTGCACGATTTTGATAAATTTCTTGCCCGCTTTGCCACGCCACGCCCGGCATGGACCACCCTGGGATTTTTGCTCTTCGACCATATCGGCGGCCTGAACACGCTGTTTCATATGCTGTACAACAACGGTCTTGTGGTGCGCCCGACGGCGCGCACCGTTTCCGCCGTGCTTGAGGACATTCGGCGCCATGACGTCCAGTTGCTGCCCACAACACCGACGTTTTTGCGCATGCTGGTTCACAGCGGTCTTCTGGATCAAGCCGCACTGCCGTCGTTGCGTCTTGTTACCTACGGCACCGAGCAGATGGATCAGAATACGCTGTCATCCGTTGCAAACCTTCTGCCCCGGGTGGACTTTCGGCAGACGTATGGCATGTCCGAGTTGGGCATCCTGCGGGTGCGCACACGAAAGCGCGATGAACTCTGGATACAGATCGGCGGCGAAGGCGTGGAAAGCCGCGTCCGCGACGGCGAACTGCATATCAGGGCCGAAAACAGGATGCTGGGATACCTCAATGCGCCTTCGCCCTTTGATGCTGCAGGCTGGTTCAATACCAAAGACCTGGTGGAAACTGACGGGCCGTGGCTGCGCATTGTGGGCAGGGCTGACAATGTGATCAACGTCGGAGGACTGAAGGTGTTGCCCGCCGAAGTAGAAAGCGCAGCGCTTTCTTTTCCTGGCGTGAGGCAGGCCAAGGCAAAGGGGGCGGCCAACCCTTTGACAGGCATGCATGTGGAACTGTTATGCCAGCCGGCTGAGGGAGCGGATCTTTCCATTGACGCTCTGCGGCGGCATCTGGGGGAGGTTTTGCCTCCCCATGCGCGCCCCCTGCGGATCAGGGTCGGGCCTGTGCCCACAGGGCACAGGTTCAAACAGGTATAA
- a CDS encoding DegT/DnrJ/EryC1/StrS family aminotransferase, translated as MIIDPILPQGPSITHHEIEHVTSACATGWNMKSGSYINAFRQTMAQITGQKHSLALSSCTGAMHIALAALGLKPGHEVLVPDLADFAVAASVTYCGAIPVFCDVDPDTLCLSAEDAARKITPNTRALIAVHLYGQPCRMTPLMELAAQNGLFVLEDATQGIGSSYNGRPAGSFGHFAAFSFKGNKSVVAGEGGMLLTSDDLLFDRAARLAAGGRSSDNPFAYDFIGFNYSISALQAALGFAQTSRLDDLMAKKKKIHSWYRERLADMPGIRLNPVPQDSQPSFLTNLLFIDDQNIQRSKMIMQLHASNILAEPAYFPISSMPMFKQAQTPAAHAASVKTICLPSGHNRTEEEVDYVCAAIRQLIAEPGRDRAEVPPSGWLKYKSDTLEFFAKAKKYGLTIPFEHNGHSYALKAVTAADIQDAELIKKFVHWREASSIAFLARTAVTEESMRQILNNYITAVRDYILFFIAEDEHLYGQVGLNDFAFHKHECCIDGLYIESHAPKGLAAAACETIFTWAEKSLNIINIFNHVVASNKKVRLLAAAQGFREISRTALYREEIPGGEIFRPMYMPGHDTPDEYLLICKKTLNSSNTPGTE; from the coding sequence ATGATTATTGATCCCATTCTCCCCCAGGGCCCTTCCATAACGCATCACGAGATCGAACACGTCACCTCCGCCTGCGCAACCGGCTGGAATATGAAATCCGGCAGCTATATCAATGCATTCAGGCAAACTATGGCCCAGATCACCGGGCAAAAACACTCCCTGGCGCTTTCAAGCTGCACCGGGGCCATGCATATTGCCCTGGCCGCCCTTGGCCTGAAGCCGGGTCATGAGGTGCTGGTGCCGGATCTGGCGGATTTCGCCGTGGCGGCCAGCGTGACGTACTGCGGGGCAATACCGGTTTTTTGCGATGTGGACCCCGACACACTGTGCCTTTCAGCCGAGGATGCCGCCCGCAAGATCACGCCCAACACCAGGGCCCTGATTGCGGTGCATCTTTACGGGCAGCCGTGCCGCATGACGCCATTGATGGAACTTGCAGCCCAAAACGGCCTGTTTGTCCTTGAAGATGCCACACAGGGCATAGGAAGCAGCTATAATGGCCGCCCGGCAGGGTCATTCGGGCACTTTGCCGCATTCAGCTTCAAGGGCAACAAATCGGTTGTCGCCGGTGAAGGCGGCATGCTGCTCACGTCAGATGATCTGCTTTTTGACCGCGCGGCACGGCTGGCAGCCGGAGGCCGCTCGTCCGACAACCCGTTTGCGTATGATTTCATAGGATTCAACTACTCCATCTCGGCGCTTCAGGCGGCTTTGGGCTTTGCGCAGACCAGCCGCCTGGACGACCTTATGGCCAAGAAAAAAAAGATACATTCGTGGTACAGGGAACGCCTGGCCGACATGCCGGGCATCCGGCTGAACCCTGTGCCGCAAGACAGCCAACCAAGCTTTTTGACCAACCTTCTTTTCATTGACGACCAGAATATCCAGCGCAGCAAAATGATCATGCAATTGCACGCAAGCAATATCCTGGCCGAACCTGCGTACTTTCCCATTTCCTCAATGCCCATGTTCAAACAGGCGCAAACGCCCGCCGCCCACGCCGCGTCGGTCAAAACCATCTGCCTGCCCAGCGGCCATAACCGCACAGAAGAAGAAGTGGACTACGTTTGCGCGGCCATACGGCAGCTGATCGCGGAACCGGGGCGCGACAGGGCTGAAGTGCCGCCGTCCGGCTGGCTCAAGTATAAATCGGACACGCTGGAATTCTTTGCAAAAGCCAAAAAGTACGGCCTTACCATTCCTTTTGAGCATAATGGGCATTCTTACGCACTTAAAGCTGTAACAGCGGCCGATATTCAGGATGCGGAACTGATCAAAAAATTCGTCCACTGGCGTGAAGCAAGCTCCATTGCCTTTCTTGCACGCACAGCCGTGACGGAAGAATCCATGCGACAGATCTTGAATAATTACATTACTGCCGTGCGCGACTACATTCTGTTTTTTATTGCTGAAGACGAACATCTGTACGGCCAGGTGGGCCTTAATGATTTTGCCTTTCACAAACATGAATGCTGCATTGACGGTCTGTATATTGAAAGCCACGCCCCCAAAGGGCTAGCGGCAGCCGCCTGCGAAACCATATTCACATGGGCGGAAAAATCGCTTAATATTATTAATATTTTCAATCATGTGGTGGCAAGCAATAAAAAGGTACGCCTTCTGGCTGCGGCCCAGGGCTTCAGGGAGATAAGCCGTACGGCCCTGTACAGGGAAGAAATCCCCGGCGGTGAAATATTCCGCCCCATGTACATGCCCGGGCACGATACCCCTGACGAGTACCTGCTTATTTGCAAAAAAACTCTCAACAGCAGCAACACGCCTGGCACTGAATAA
- a CDS encoding SDR family NAD(P)-dependent oxidoreductase codes for MAERHVVITGISGGVGRHLAARAMQEGYGVTGLCRTPPADLPCETLACDVAKADQVADCFARLRHVPLWGVINAAGIASMNLAVTTPPETMRRIVEVNLLGTMYCSAQAGRLLARRKGGRIINFSSIAVALGLEGESAYVAAKAGVEGFTRAFSREMSAWGVTVNAVAPGPIPTQLTAKVPQSKLDALVERQVIRRQCALDDVWQTVRWLLDDASCMISGQCLHVGGV; via the coding sequence ATGGCGGAACGGCATGTGGTCATAACGGGCATCAGCGGCGGGGTGGGGCGGCATCTGGCCGCGCGCGCCATGCAGGAGGGGTATGGCGTGACGGGGCTTTGCCGTACGCCCCCCGCTGACCTGCCGTGCGAAACGCTTGCCTGCGATGTCGCCAAGGCGGATCAGGTGGCCGACTGTTTTGCCAGATTGCGGCATGTGCCGTTGTGGGGCGTCATCAATGCTGCGGGCATTGCGTCAATGAACCTTGCTGTGACAACGCCGCCAGAGACCATGCGCCGTATTGTGGAGGTCAATCTGCTCGGGACCATGTACTGCTCGGCGCAGGCCGGGCGCTTGCTGGCGCGCCGCAAGGGCGGCAGGATAATAAACTTTTCATCCATTGCCGTGGCTTTGGGGCTTGAGGGCGAGAGCGCCTACGTGGCCGCCAAGGCCGGTGTGGAGGGCTTCACGCGGGCTTTTTCGCGTGAAATGTCCGCCTGGGGGGTCACGGTCAATGCGGTGGCTCCCGGCCCCATCCCCACGCAACTCACGGCAAAAGTCCCCCAGAGCAAGCTCGACGCTCTGGTGGAACGGCAGGTTATTCGCCGCCAGTGCGCCCTTGACGACGTCTGGCAGACCGTCCGCTGGCTGCTGGATGACGCGAGCTGCATGATCTCCGGTCAATGCCTTCATGTGGGGGGCGTGTGA